The DNA region TTAAAAGATATTGATTTAATGGTTTCGCTCACCAAAGCAATGGTGGAACATACCAAGTTACCGATTACCGTAAAAACCCGTTTGGGGTGGGACAGTGATTCCATAAAAATAGTTGAGGTTGCCGAACGTTTGCAAGATGTAGGCTGTAAAGCGATTGCCATTCACGGTAGAACCCGAGTACAGATGTATAAAGGCGAAGCCGATTGGAAACCTATTGCCCAAGTAAAGAACAACCAGCGCATGCACATTCCTGTTTTCGGAAATGGCGATGTAGACACACCTGAAGCCGCTGTAAAAATGCGCGATGAATACGGCTTGGACGGTGCTATGATCGGTCGTGCCAGTATTGGATATCCGTGGTTTTTCAATGAGGTAAAGCACTTTTTTGAAACCGGAACACACAAAGCACCGCCAACCATGCCAGAACGTGTTGAGGCCGCAAGACGTCATTTGAAAATGTCTATTGATTGGAAAGGAGAAAAACTAGGTGTTTTTGAAACCCGTAGGCACTATACCAATTACTTTAAAGGCATACCTAATTTTAAGGAACACCGTATGAAAATGGTGACCAGTGATGATTCGGTAGATGTATTTGCTGCTTTTGATGAGGTGCTTCAGAAGTTTGGCGATTATCAATTTACTCGATAATCAAGATTAAATGCCACGAGTCTCGCCTTCCAAATCAAGGGGGTATTCCTTTTAATGCCTCGCGGGCTTGCCCGGATGTAGCTTATTTCCTAATAAATCCGAAACTTTAAATTGAAATCATTTTCTTGGTAATTCTGCTACTCGCAATTTTTGAGGCGATGATTCCCAGAATAAAAATAGTTCCGAAAACAATAAGGACGTTTATAAACTGATACTCCACTGGGTAGGCAAGAGAAGGTGTTATTTTCAACCATTCGAATGCGATTTGCGACCATATTAAGAGTGATGCGGATACAACCCCGATTATTCCGCCTAAACTGGTAACCAATATTCCTTGAACAAAATAAATTCGTCGCAACTCTTTAAGCGTAGTACCAAGGCTATACAGGGTTTTAAGATTTTGTAGCTTATCTAGGATCATCATAATTATTGCTCCCACCACATTAAAAAGCGCAATGACCAAAACCAGGGTAAAGATGAGGTACGTAGCTAAATTTTCCGTGTTGAGCATACGGTGCAACGTACTGTTTAGTTCTTGCCGGTCTTTTAATAATACGGTATCTCCAAGAACTGTGGCTATCTGATTTTTAACGGCCGAAAGCTGCTCAACATTCGTGACTTTGAAGTTTACACCAGATACTTCGTTGGGTTTCTTTTCCAACAACAGTTGCACCTCTGGCAGTTCTGCAAAAACATATTTTTTATCCAGATTTTCTTCTACTGAATAGACACCACTAAGTACAAGGGATTTGGTTTTAAGCGATTTCTGGGTAAGCGAGCCTTTGCCCGGCTTTAGGGCAAGCACCACCAAAGGGTTTCTGTACTGATTAATGGTAACCCCTAGAATATTTGTCACACCAATACCGGCAACAGCTTCTTGGCTATTGATTCGCCAAGTGCCGTACAAAAGCATACTGTCAACACCCATAACATTGGTGTAATTGGTGTCAATACCTTTTATAAAAGCAATATGGCCTTTTTCGCGATGCTTTAGATATACTTTTTCCTCAAGCTCTTTTGAGTAGTAGGCAAGCCCTTCAATTTGTTGGAGTTTTTCTTCTTGATCGGGAGAAATAGAAAAAAATTTCCCAGTGGCCGGCAAAGCCTTTAAATCAGGATCAAAAGTATTACTGAAAGATAAGCTGAAAGTTTTTAGTCCTGCAAAGCCAGAAAGCACTACAAAAAGGGCAGCAGAGCCAATAACCGTTACCAAAAAGGTAATAAAGTTAATGACGTTTACCGCATTTTGACTGCTTTTAGAGCGAACATAGCGCTTGGCAATGTAGAATGGAAAATTCAACCTTACATCTTTTTTCTTTTGTCCAAAAGGTCTCTATTCTCTATTGGGTTCTCTTCTCGTTTCAGTGATTTCTCAATATTTTCGATATAATCCAAAGAATCATCTAAAAAGAACAAGAGCTCAGGAACCCTTCGCAATTGGTTTTTGGTGCGCTGCGCCAATTCATGCTTAATAAGCGGCTGATTGGACTTTATTCCTTCCATAAGCTCACTTGCATCTTTGTTCGGGAAAATACTGATATATACTTTGGCAATAGAAAGGTCGGTCGTTACCGAAACTTTTGAAACCGAAATCAACGTACCTTTCAACCCACCATCAATGGCGGCACGCTGTAGAATATCTACGATATCTTCTTGTATGACCCCCGCAATCTTTTTCTGTCGTTGTGTTTCCATACCGCAAAAATACGGAGAAATAGCGTAATTTAGGGGGATAAACACCAATACGGATAAAATTCATCTTTCATTTGGAAAAAATAGAGCATATAGGCATAGCCGTACACGACTTAGAAGCGGCCAATGAACGCTTCGGAAAGCTTTTAGGACAATCGCACTATAAGATTGAAGAAGTGCCCAGTGAAGGCGTCCGTACCTCATTTTTCAAAACTGGGGAAAGTAAAATAGAACTTTTAGAAGCAACAGAGCCATCGGGACCCATTGCTAAATTTTTGAATAAAAACGGCGAGGGCATGCATCACATAGCTTTTGCTGTAGACGATATTGAAAAAGAAATGAAAAGGTTAAAGGCAGAAGGTTTTACTTTAATCAACGAAAAACCAAAAAAAGGAGCTGATAATAAACTAGTTGCTTTTCTACATCCCAAGAGCAGTAACGGGGTTTTGATAGAATTATGTCAAGAAATAATTAAGTAGCGAATAAAATAGCTTGCACCACCAAAAAATAAGTAGTAATATTGCAGTCCAATTTTTGCTCCTGCGGTTCAGCTGCTTGTAGTACCTAACGCTTCCCGATAGCTATTTGGGGACGATGGATTAGAATTGAAATATTGAATTATATAACCGGTCCTATAGCTCAGCTGGTTAGAGCACCTGACTCATAATCAGGTGGTCCCTGGTTCGAGTCCAGGTGGGACCACGGAAAACCCTTAGAAACACTATGTTTTTAGGGGTTTTTTAATTTAAGGGTGCTCGCCAGGGTGCTTTTTACAAGAAATTACTATATCTAAGCAGCAACCATCAAAAAAAATTCAAAGGCTTAAGCTTTGGAGTTAATTCGAAAGGGGGGACATCCTCTTCTACTTAAAATTATGGGGGGCTTTTAGTAAGGGCGTATGATTTATAGACGTATACCCACTTTTCATAAATTATGATTTATAGACGTATACCCACTTATTATAAATATTGAGTTTCTGCAATAGCGCACGCATAGTACAGATTTAACATTTTTTTTATTACCATATTTTCACCTGAAAATAGCACATCTGACCGTAGGTCGATTTAGGAAACCATTTGTACTATCTATTTGGTTTATCGGATTTAAAACTCAATATTGCCTCCGTTACAATCAAATATTATATGTCTGAGCTAATTAAACTTAAAATCAAGAGTGAAGCCACTACTGGCAAAACTGCACAAAAAATCACATCACACTTCATTGAGGCTTGTCTTAACTTAGACTGTTCCATATTGGAACCTATGATAGATGAAGACCAGTACTTCGAAGAGTTGGATAAATACAGGTTTCTGGCTTCTTTGAAACAGCAGTTTGATTGGGCAATTGCCAGGGGAGCTACTAACATCACTATGAGGAAAGGAAAATGTGAAATATGTGTTATTGGTCACTCTACGTATGAATTTTACGGCAACAGAGCTAAACCAGAATTTGCGTATATCATTAATACAAGAAAGAATGGTATTAGAGATATATTCCTTTGCAACGGGAGTTCTGGTTGGAGCAACTAAGTACTATTTATGTCTAATATAAATTTATAGTTTGTCTGAATCTAAATAAACTAAGAATTTATGCCGAAGATTAGGGAAGTTAGTATTTGGCAACAACCCTAATCTTGTCATCCAGAATTTTATAGGAAGAGATAAGCTTCTTAGTTTTTAATATTTCCACAAACTCTATATTTGTTGTAGACTTGTTAATTGTAGGTTTCTTTTGTTTTTCTGAAATCTTTTTAAACGGGTTTGGCAATAACTGAATAAGTTTAATTGAATTAGCATCTTCTAATCTATGATGATTGGAATTAAAAAGTTTGATTCTGTTTTCTATAGATTTGGAATTCAAAAAGAAGCTTTTAAGGTATTCAAAATCAAGTTTTGCATATCCGTATAAGCTTAAAACATCACCAATCTTTTCTGATAGGTTGACGTTAGAAATAACTTCAGATTTTTCTAGTTTCTCAAAAACTAATATTTTATGTTCTTTTGATATGAGCGAAGATTCGAAAAATTCTTCTTTCTGACTAATTGTCAAAGGATAAGTTTTCTCATCATATTTTGTAGAAAAAGTGTGCTGATGAATAACTAAATACTTAATCAATAATTTTGGATAATTTTTAACAATTTTACTGAAATTAGATTCACTAAATCCTAAAAATTGTAAAGAAATTAGCTCCTGTACTTTTTCTTGAGACAGTTTTTCAAATTCAATCTTTTTCCATCTGCTATACAATCGAGGTATAGACTTTAGAAGTTTTGCATATGTAGCTAAAGTTAGTTCCTCTTTTATTATTATGGCTACAGATAATTTTTCAACTAAATCATCATCATTTTTTTTAAAAGCATAAATTTTATCCGAAGATAAAGTAGAATGGTTTTCAGTATCATTAAGAAATTCGATTAGTATATCATCAATAGAATTCTCACTGAGTGAAAAATAAAGACTTACATTGTTCCAATTCGGAACTATTTTTCCATGTTTAAAAAAGCTTGGATAATCACGCTCTTCATTTATTTCTGACAAGTCGGATATCTGTATTGTTTCCTTTTTAAGAAAATCAAACTTAATATCTTCTTTTAATCTTTTATTATTGTAGATTCTAATTATTGACTCCTCATTTTCTTCAATATAGGCATCCTTAACGCTGTTCGTATACCGTAGGTAATCATTTATTTCTTTCTCTACATAGTTTTTTAGATGCTTGCTTTGGGAGCTAACTATATCAGTAAAATTATACCTCTCTTTGACTTTTTTATCTTTACTTAATCCATACTTATTCATCATTAAAACAATGTTCTTGTCATTTAATTGATAATAGTTATTTTCATATACAAAATCGAATAGTTTTTTCGTTTGTTCAGTTGGCTCATTCAATATTTTAAATTTAATCGTAAGTTTCTGAATAACATTCCCAAACTTTTGCTGATATGACTCGAAAGGAATAGACAAGAAGTCAGGTTGGGAGGAAATGTAGTTTGCAAGATATCCTTCTGAATTTAAACCTAAAATGATTTTGTCATCTACAACTGAAAGAATATATCTCAAGATTTCTGTTGTATCTTTTTTAGACAAGCCTGAAGAACTATTTATAAAAGACCAAATATTAAGCCATCTTTTACAAATTTCGTTGAGAAAAATATCTGTTCTGCCAATATTTTGTTTAGGCAATAATTTGGATTCTAATGGGTAAGATTTTAAATATGAATTTATAAAACCCATCAACTCTCTTGATTCATCTGATGCATCCTGATTTCGAGTGAGCATGTTGAAAATCGAATTATATTGTGTAGTGTATGTACCTTTGTTCTTTAAGATAAATGTTATCAAGTCTTGATTCAGAATTGTTTTATTTTCAAAATATCTCGGTTGGATTCTTTTAATAATAGTCTTGATGTTTTTTAAACGAAAATCGTGCCCTAAAGGTGACTCGCTTTTTACACTAATTAAGTATTCATTATCTTCAGGAGTTAAGCTCACTCCATGAAAATATGATATGTAGTCATAATAGTTTTCATCTATAAAACCATTTCGTAGAAAAAACAGCATCAGTTTATCAGATTTCTCTTCTTCCCTTAAAAAATCTTCAGACTTATATTCTTTTAAAATTGATTTTATACTTAAAGCTTTTGTTCTATTTTTTTTATCCTCAAGTAAATCTATTTGGTATTGTTTTTGACTAACCACATCATTTTCTTTGTCCTTAATATTTTGGATTCGTTCTTCATAGGTAAGATTAGATGAAAGTGAATTTTCTATGTCAGAGAATGTGATGTTAGTACTAGCATTGAAATTTGAACCATAAGAGTAGCTTATTTTTTTAGATTTATCTAACTTGAGGAAATGAGGTTCCTGTTCCAGATTTTGAAAAGAAATGTATTCGCTCTCAATCAAAATTGCTTTAAGGTCATGTCTAACTGATTTTCG from Zobellia alginiliquefaciens includes:
- the dusB gene encoding tRNA dihydrouridine synthase DusB; its protein translation is MPKIGDIQLPDFPLLLAPMEDVSDPPFRALCKEQGADVVYTEFISSEGLIRDAAKSVMKLDIYEKERPVGIQIFGANLDSMLQSVEIVEKSKPDIIDINFGCPVKKVVSKGAGAGILKDIDLMVSLTKAMVEHTKLPITVKTRLGWDSDSIKIVEVAERLQDVGCKAIAIHGRTRVQMYKGEADWKPIAQVKNNQRMHIPVFGNGDVDTPEAAVKMRDEYGLDGAMIGRASIGYPWFFNEVKHFFETGTHKAPPTMPERVEAARRHLKMSIDWKGEKLGVFETRRHYTNYFKGIPNFKEHRMKMVTSDDSVDVFAAFDEVLQKFGDYQFTR
- a CDS encoding ABC transporter permease gives rise to the protein MNFPFYIAKRYVRSKSSQNAVNVINFITFLVTVIGSAALFVVLSGFAGLKTFSLSFSNTFDPDLKALPATGKFFSISPDQEEKLQQIEGLAYYSKELEEKVYLKHREKGHIAFIKGIDTNYTNVMGVDSMLLYGTWRINSQEAVAGIGVTNILGVTINQYRNPLVVLALKPGKGSLTQKSLKTKSLVLSGVYSVEENLDKKYVFAELPEVQLLLEKKPNEVSGVNFKVTNVEQLSAVKNQIATVLGDTVLLKDRQELNSTLHRMLNTENLATYLIFTLVLVIALFNVVGAIIMMILDKLQNLKTLYSLGTTLKELRRIYFVQGILVTSLGGIIGVVSASLLIWSQIAFEWLKITPSLAYPVEYQFINVLIVFGTIFILGIIASKIASSRITKKMISI
- the rbfA gene encoding 30S ribosome-binding factor RbfA, encoding METQRQKKIAGVIQEDIVDILQRAAIDGGLKGTLISVSKVSVTTDLSIAKVYISIFPNKDASELMEGIKSNQPLIKHELAQRTKNQLRRVPELLFFLDDSLDYIENIEKSLKREENPIENRDLLDKRKKM
- the mce gene encoding methylmalonyl-CoA epimerase yields the protein MEKIEHIGIAVHDLEAANERFGKLLGQSHYKIEEVPSEGVRTSFFKTGESKIELLEATEPSGPIAKFLNKNGEGMHHIAFAVDDIEKEMKRLKAEGFTLINEKPKKGADNKLVAFLHPKSSNGVLIELCQEIIK